A segment of the Ipomoea triloba cultivar NCNSP0323 chromosome 1, ASM357664v1 genome:
GTACTAACTTGGGATTATCGTCCAGCAAGGATGCCGCCGAGACGGAATGCGCCTGCGGGTAACGACAATAACCTCTCTGCGATAGATCGAATGGTTCAAGCAATGGAGAGAATGGCTGAGTTTATGCTAGCTCAGCAaggccaaaaccaaaaccagggACAACCGAGAGTGGATTTCGCTAAGGCAATCGCCAACCGACAACCACCATACTACGCAGGTGAAAAGGATCCAGTAATTTTGGAGGAGTGGATCCGAACGTTCGACAAGTTGCTCAACGCAGTGAATTGTCCTGCGAATCAACGAGTATCCTCTGCAGTCTATTACCTGACGAAAGCCGCAGACAATTGGTGGGCGACGGTCGGACCTAATCTCCTGCAAGACCCAGCatttggttgggaagaattcaaggtggAATTGAGGGAACAATTCTACACCGAGAGTATCAAAGGGATTAAGTGCGAGGAGTTTCTGCGATTGAAACAGAAGGGAGCGACTATCCAGGAATACTATGATCAGCACGTTGAGCTGATGCGATTTGCTCAAGAGATCGTACCGGATGAGGCGAGTAAGGCGAGAAGATTCGTTCGGGGGTTGGACTGGAGTATAAGGGGAATGAGAAGATTCGTTCGGGGGTTGGACTGGAGTATAAGGGGAATGATAAGATTCGTTCGGGGGTTGGACTGGAGTATAAGGGGAATGATTGCACCtttcatgtgctctaccttgAAAGAGGCGTATGATAGAGCCtcggatcattatcaagtaTACCTGGACCAACAGGAAGTCTACGGCCGAAGCAAGAGGAAAGCTGAAGACAAGTCTCGGAAGTTTCCAGCAGGAAACAAGAAGGCCAACCAAGGCAGCTTCAACCCAGTGCGAGGAAGAGAAGGGGTCAATCAGGAAAACCGTCCTGCTTGCCCAAGATGTGGGAGGAATCACCCCGGAGTAAACTGTCAAGGGATGAAGATCAAATGTTATAGGTGTGGTCTCCTGGGGCACAAATCTTTTCAGTGCCGAAGTCAAGAAGACAGTCCCCAAAAGCCTCTGCAGAATGTGAATCAGGGAAGGAGATTCAATGGGAATGCCGGCTGGAATTTCGCAGGAGCAGAAGACAAGAGGACCAACTCCCAATCTGTAAATTCAGGAAGACCAGCGAACGCCACGCCTGGTTCCAATCACAAGGGAAAGCAggtgatgggagaaagcagcggaGAGAGACAAGGCAGGATTaacgtcgtcaatagcgcttaggctcaggctagcgacgccgtAACGGGTACTttccccataaactcagtacttGGATTAGTTCTATTTGATACGgcggctaccaattcatttatatcctctgcgttcgctgataaactaaagttaaggcctactgctAAGTTAGATCTAAATGTCACAACGGCTTCGGGAGTAGTAGTATCCTGTAAGGAGGGCTATGACGACGTTGCTATAGAGATAGCGGGGTTTAACTGCCCCGGAAACCTaattcgttttgaacttgaaggCATCGATGTcgtactcgggatggattggttggataggTACAAAGCTCAGATCGTGTGTAATGtgcgaaaggttgtcctacaAGGACCCaagggaaggagaatatcctaccgagggattggcaagcaacccgagtcaaggttgttgacgatgcagaaattaaagaagtgcGTTCGTCAGGGATGCGAAGCGTATCTCTGCTTGGTGCAAGATGCCGAAGTAGAAGAAATCGAGATGGACCGAACTCCAATTGTACGTgaatttcctgacgtattccccgacgatctcactgaaatgccaccagaaagggaagtggaattcaccatcgatcttgtaccaggaacctcacttatctcaaaagcgccttatcggatggcacccaaagagatggaggagctgAAGGCTCAATTGGCAGAGTTGTTGGaaaagggatttattagaccaagcGTATCACCCTGGGGCGCACCAGTGTTGTTCGTAAAGAAGAAAGATGGGAGTCTTAGattgtgcattgactatagggaACTCAATtgagtcacagtgaagaacaaatacccgttgcccaggatcgatgatctatttgatcagttgaaaggagcgggtgtattctcgaagattgacctacggtcagggtatcaccaagttcGAGTAGCGAAAGAGGATGTGCCTAAAACGGCGTTTCGAACGAGGTACGGACACTACGAGTTTACagtcatgccattcggagtgactaacaCCCCAAGAACctttatggacttgatgaaccgaattttccttccatacctggacAAATTCGTCGTTgctttcatagatgacatcttggtctactctaaAACATCGGAGGAACACGAGGAACATCTCAGGATAGTGTTACAGAcactgagggaaaagaaacttttcgcaaagctttcaaagtgcgaattttggaaaagagaagtcgCATTTCTTGGTCATGtgatcaccaaggaagga
Coding sequences within it:
- the LOC116033613 gene encoding uncharacterized protein LOC116033613 yields the protein MPPRRNAPAGNDNNLSAIDRMVQAMERMAEFMLAQQGQNQNQGQPRVDFAKAIANRQPPYYAGEKDPVILEEWIRTFDKLLNAVNCPANQRVSSAVYYLTKAADNWWATVGPNLLQDPAFGWEEFKVELREQFYTESIKGIKCEEFLRLKQKGATIQEYYDQHVELMRFAQEIVPDEASKARRFVRGLDWSIRGMRRFVRGLDWSIRGMIRFVRGLDWSIRGMIAPFMCSTLKEAYDRASDHYQVYLDQQEVYGRSKRKAEDKSRKFPAGNKKANQGSFNPVRGREGVNQENRPACPRCGRNHPGVNCQGMKIKCYRCGLLGHKSFQCRSQEDSPQKPLQNVNQGRRFNGNAGWNFAGAEDKRTNSQSVNSGRPANATPGSNHKGKQVMGESSGERQGRINVVNSA